The following are encoded together in the Zingiber officinale cultivar Zhangliang chromosome 8A, Zo_v1.1, whole genome shotgun sequence genome:
- the LOC122011990 gene encoding gibberellin 2-beta-dioxygenase-like — protein sequence MVASTSPALEPIPLLPPPDAGTHFPGVPVVDLSHPGAGESIVAACQDFGFFKLTGHGIPLHLMQRLESATLEFFHSPQAEKEKANTADPFGYGNKRIGPNGDVGWLEYLLFPVAGDDPFSRAPMATSSFRSALAEYLRRVKELAREVLELMAEGLNCKERKIFSNLVMGEQSEGIIRLNHYPEFPQPEKQLDRSLTGFGEHTDPQVISVLRSNDSAGLQIALKDGSWVSVPPDHQSFFIIVGDSLQVLTNGRLRSVRHRVMANGVKCRVSMIYFLGVAPGEKIAPLGEVMEEGEQSKYREFTWNQYKKAACRTRLGDDRLGQFEK from the exons ATGGTAGCCTCGACCAGCCCCGCTCTGGAGCCGATCCCCCTCCTCCCGCCTCCCGACGCCGGAACTCACTTCCCCGGCGTCCCCGTCGTGGACCTCTCTCATCCCGGCGCCGGGGAATCCATCGTGGCCGCGTGCCAAGACTTCGGCTTCTTCAAGCTCACCGGCCATGGCATTCCTTTGCATCTCATGCAACGTCTGGAGTCTGCTACGCTCGAGTTCTTCCACTCCCCGCAGGCTGAAAAGGAGAAGGCTAACACCGCCGACCCCTTCGGCTATGGCAACAAGCGAATTGGGCCCAACGGCGACGTCGGTTGGCTGGAGTACCTCCTCTTCCCCGTCGCCGGAGACGACCCCTTCTCTCGCGCTCCCATGGCCACCTCCTCTTTCCG CTCTGCTTTGGCGGAGTACTTGCGGAGAGTGAAAGAACTAGCTCGCGAGGTGCTGGAATTAATGGCGGAGGGACTAAATTGCAAAGAAAGGAAGATTTTCAGTAACCTGGTGATGGGCGAGCAAAGCGAAGGAATCATCAGGCTCAATCACTACCCGGAGTTTCCACAACCGGAGAAGCAGCTCGATCGTAGCTTGACAGGGTTCGGAGAACACACGGACCCGCAAGTGATCTCTGTTCTTCGGTCCAACGACAGCGCAGGGCTACAGATCGCCCTCAAGGACGGGAGCTGGGTCTCCGTCCCGCCGGACCACCAGTCCTTCTTCATTATCGTCGGCGACTCTCTTCAG GTGCTGACGAACGGGAGGCTACGGAGCGTGAGGCACAGGGTGATGGCCAACGGCGTGAAGTGTCGAGTGTCGATGATCTACTTCTTGGGGGTTGCTCCGGGAGAGAAGATTGCGCCATTGGGGGAGGTGATGGAGGAGGGGGAGCAGAGCAAGTACAGGGAGTTCACGTGGAACCAGTATAAGAAGGCTGCATGCAGAACGAGGCTGGGGGACGACAGGCTAGGCCAGTTCGAGAAGTAG